The sequence CGCTGCCGAAATAGTCGACGCCGGGGATCGCGCTGCTCGATCCGCCGAGCCGCGTACCGCCGCTGGTGTTGACGCGATATTCGTTGTCCTTGCCGTAGACGCCGATCGTCACCGGCGACCACGCGCCGAGGACGCCGCCGAGCTGCTCGGCGATCTGCTGCACCGCCTGCTGCGCGCTGGTCGCGGCGCCGGATGCTGCGGAAATGTCCGCGGTATTGTTGCCGAAGGTCGTCGCCTTGCCGGTAGCGCTGGTGATGGTCGCGCCGCCCTTCTGTGGGGAGGTGAACAGGCCACCGATGACGTCGCCCAGCACGCCGCCGAGAATGCCCCCAAGTGGGCCGGCGAGGCCGCTGATCGTCTTGCCGAGCCCCTTGGTGGCATCGCCGAACAGGCTTCCCAGCGGTTTCGACAGGCTCTTTCCTGCTTCATCGCCGAGGACGCCGCCGATCGAACTTGCCAGCTTGTTGTTCGTGCCACCCAGCGCGCCGAAGATGCCACCGCCAAGGCCGCCCAGCGCCGCGCCGCCGGTGATCTGGCCCAGCGCACGCTCAAAGCCCCCACCGGATGCGAACGTGCCGTCGATCTTAGAAGCGGCACCGGCAAACGCCTTGGTGATCGGGTCGAAGGCGTCCTTCAGCCCTTGGCTGAATGGGTCGGTCTTGCCGCCGGCGGTGCCGGTTCCGCCGAGGATCGAGAGCACCCGCGACGCGCCTGAGCCTATATGGAGACCGAGGACGCTCTCCAGCGTCTCGGCGATCTCGCGGAACGATGCCTTGGCGGCACGACCGAAATTCTCGCCGGCCTCCTGTCCGCCCTTATTCAACTCCTGATGGATCTGCTTGAAGGTGGCGAGCGCCTCGTCGGGCACCGCGTCGGCCGCGGCCTTGGTCTGCTCGTCGCGCAGCTTCTGTGCGGCGGCATAATCCAGCTTGAGCTGTTCGGCGGTCGGCCCCTGGACGGCCGTGCCGTGGCCGAGATCAATCGTGGGTGCCTTGCCCAACTTCCCGCTGTCGGCCAGCCGCGAGATCTCCGCCAGTTCCTTCGCATAGCGATTGGCGGCGGCGGTAGCGGGATCATATTTGGCAACTAGGCCCTCGAGTAGAGCCTGCAGCTCCTTCTCGGCCTTCAGCGCCTCGTTGATCTCCTTGGTGTGCTCCTTACGGGCATCGCGTGCGGCGATCTCGGCGGTCTTGGCGGCGTCGAGTGCCTTGGTGGCTCCGTCAAGCTGCGAACGATATTCAGCCAAAGCCTGATTCTTGGCCGGCCCCGCATCCATCTTATCGATCTCGGCGCCGCGCTGCTTAATGGCATTCAGGTTGTCCTGAGCCTTCGCGACGGCCGTCGTCGCGTTGGCGGACGCCACCTGCTGCTCGATAAGCCGGGAATTTATGACCGTGCTGCCCGCGAGAACGCTATTGAGCTCGGATTGCTGGCCCTGCAATTTTCGACCCGCCGCGACCGCCTCGCCAGCCATGCCTACATATTTGGCAACCTCGTTGGTAAGCGCCGAGAGATCTGTGCGCCCGCTTCCCTGCAGGCCGCGCAGCAGCGACGTGGCATTGCTGCCGGCGGCGCTAATGATTTGGCTTAGCTGGGCGTCATTCGGGCCGGCACGCGAGCTTCCAGCACTGGCGAGTTTTGCCCGCGCCGTTTCGAAAGCCTGGTTGATATACCCCTGCGCCGTAGCGCCCTGACCAGCAATTTCCGAAGGCAGCGTCTGCGATTTGATCAGGGCAAGCTGTCGGTTCTGCTCGATAAGCTTGCCGGTGGTCGCGTCGATGTAACGACCCATGTCGTCTTGGCGCTTAGAGAAAGCGTCAAGCGCCTTTTCAGCCTCACCGGCTGCGTCGCTCGTCTCGAACAATTTCATGACGAACGGACTGAGGACCGCTATGCCAGCGGTCAGGGCGATACCCCAAGGGCCACCCATAAAGGCACCGATCGCCTTAAGCGTGCCCTTTTCACCGCCGACGTTGCCCGCCGCTTCACCGAGGCGCCCGAGCTGTTCGCCAAAAATCATGGTGATGGGAAGGCCAGCGGCGAACGAATCCGCTGCCGATCGGATGGAGTGCTGGAGCAATTGCTTCGCCACAACACTGTTGCCCGTATGACGAGCCTCGTCTTCCAGTGCATCGCCCGATGCGCGCGTCGCGCTGGAAGACACATTCAGTTCGCGCTGCAACAGCTGGAGCGACGCGATCTCGTCGCGTATCGCAGAAGCGTTCTTCTCAGCGGCTAGGCTCGCCACGGAAGCGGCGTCAGCGCGAAGCGCCATCGCCTGTCGGTCGACGCCCTCTGCTTGCGCCGCGCGCTCCGCGGCAATGGCCAATTCACGCAGCGAGATCGCATTTTGATCGGCAGCATCGGCGGAGCGCTGGAGCTCTTGAATTTGCGAGCCCAGATTGAGCGAGCCCGCGTCGGTCCGAGGCAAAGTAAGCGCCTGCTGCGCTGAGCGCTGCACGTCTGCAAAAGCGGAGTTGAATGACCCGCGAACCTCCTCTGCCGACGATTGCGCGCGAGTTCTAAGCTCCGCAAATCGCGCTCCCGTCTCTGAGGAAAACTGGTCGGCCCGTAACTGCAAGCGGGCGATGATGTCGGTTGTGGCCATCTCTCGCCTCCAATAAAAAGGGGCGACCCGAACGGATCGCCCCTTTGCGTTTCCACGATGGTGAATGAGCCTATGAGATTGGGATAGGCTCGTCTGTGATAGCGGTCATCGTTTGGCCTGGCACGATAACGGCCGATTTTCCGGTAATTACCATTGAGCCCAAAAGCGCGCCTACTGTGTTCCCACGTCCCTCTTGCCGAACCTTACCCTTTAGCTTGTAGCTCTTGCCGTTCACCGAGACACTGCTGAAGGTTAGTTCGAACTTGCAGACTTGCCGCCGATACCCTTTCCGGTCCGCCAAGTGACGACCGTAGCTACGGCGGCTCCGCGCGGAATAACGACTTTGCCGCCCTCCGTGATATCGCTAGCCACCTGCAACTGATGCGTGTCGCCAACCTTCATGTTGATCGACGATATCTCCTCCGCCGAGATCAGCGGCACGACCGTATTGGCCGGGAGATTTGCGGCTGCCGCCGAGGCTGCGGGAATTGGCGGGGGCATCGGTGAGGTAGTCTGGGCTGACACACACGTCGCGAGAGCAGCGGCAAACACCGCGCTAATACCGATAGCTTTCATTGAACCCCCATTCGCGCCGACAGACCGCCGACGATGAATGATCATAATGAAAGCCGCATTATGTCAAGTCAGGGCGGTGATAGCCGCATAAAACTCCTGCGTCAGCTCCGCCTCAGAAGCGTTTGCGATAGGCTGGATTGCAAAAGCATCGCGGTGCGGCACCATAGGTAGCAGCACGAAAATCGGGACCACGGCATCGGCCTGGGGGTTCGCACCGCCGCGACCGAAACGTTGGCGTTTACCTGACAGCGGCCGGAAGCTCCCTGATCGAGCATTCGTCGTACCGCCGATCGCGGCGAGGATGCTCGGCCGCCCCTGCCGATAGATGAATTGCAGGCGGATGCCCGGATGGGCCCGTTCCCACTCCGCCGGCGTCAAATCGCGATTCCTTCCGCGAGGCCCAGCCGCCGGGAGCGGGACCGCGAGATATTGGCCACGTGTGCCTCGAACAGCTCCCGGCTCGGTCCAGAAGGCGAGAGCGCCATAGGTGCGATCCCGGCCGTTCAGGAAGACGTTACCGGCCGGGTTCGCCGCCGGACCCGAGCGCGGGAACGCGGTCGACGTCCACGCGCGCCAGAGCCTGCCAGGCACCGCCTGCTGCGTCGCCTCTTCCAGGCGCCGCTCCAGCCACTTCGTCGTGCCACGGACGGCGTTCGCGCCGGCGGTAAGGTACGAGCGCACGATCTGATCGCCGGCCGCCTCGAAGGCTCCAGCGTCATATGTGATCTCGACCCCGTCAGTCACTCGGCCGCTCCATTGCATCCATCAGCGCGAAGGCGTCCATCAAAGCCGCTGGCTGGTCGCCAGCCGCGCCTGCGCAGGGCAGTGGCGGTGCGGTCATGGGCGACGTGTAGCGGCGACACAGGAACCAGAGGTCTACGACCGGCCAGACCCACGCCGGGAGGGCGAGCCGCGGGTTTTCTTTCCAGCGGTCGTCGCCGATTTGCCAGCCTTCGCCGAAGGTAAGTCCGAACCGGAAGTCGTCTGGCCGTCGTCGGACTGTGACGGCCGCGCGGAGTTTCCCGCTTGTCCCGCTCCATACTGCAGCAGGTACGCCTGATTGCCGGCCGCGACCATGTCGAGGCTGGCCAAGCCCATCAGCGCTTCGGGGCTGACCAGCCCGTCCTTGCCGGTCGCGAACGGCGCTGGCTCGCCTCGATCACTCAGGCAATTTTCCCATCCGGTGCAGTAGCGGGCCAGTGCCACGATAGGCGCCACCTCTTTGCGGCGCTCCAACTTCGCCAGCAGGTTGCGATATTCGGGCCAGTGCTCGGCGAGGATATTCCGCGTCTGCTGGAGCAGGCGCTTGTCGCCGTCGCCGATCGTGCCGCCTTCGACCTCTTCCTCGACCAGCTGGAGCAGGTGGTCCAGTTCAGGATCCTCGGCCAGGAGCGTCAGGATGCCGTTCTTGACGGCATCCTGAACCTCCCACGGGTAGACCTTGCCTGCGCGATGTTCGCCGGCCAGCTCCGCCTCCATGTGCCCGCGCTCGATCACGGATCCGGCGCGCAAGAAGAAGCGCGGTGCGTCCGGTCGCCCTTCGCGCCACGCGGGCGTGAAGGGAACAGGCTCGCGGGTGCTGGTGGAAATCATCGGCGCCTCAGTAGAAACAGAGGATACGGTCAGTGTCGCGCGTGACGGCGTCGCGGCCGTTATTGCGGCACTGCAAGCTGATCTGCTCCGACCGCAGCTTCCCGCGCGTGCCCGGATCGGCTGCCGTCGGCTGCCCCACCGGAACGATCAGAGCCCAGCGATTGCCCGGCTGCGCGCCGTGACGAAGCACCGCTGGATAGGTCACGCCATTGCCGATGTCGGTGATCGTGTCGCGGCTGGCGATCAGCGTCGCGAGCGGGTCGATCTTGAGGATCGAGGTGCGATCGACGATCTGGCCCGCGCCGAACCCATAGGTCGTGTTCGGATCATCCACGTTCTCGATCTGGCTGCCCGGATCGAGCGACCACGTCGAGATCGGCAGCGGCCTGCGGTTCATGAGCATTGCGTTTGAAACAGCGGTGCCCTGCGCCAGCACTGGAGCCGAATGGCCGGCCACGACGAGGTTGGTCGGCACGGGGGTGTCGGCGCGGCCAGCATAGATGCCGGTCATGTTGACCGTGGCATAGCCAGGGCGCGCGTTCTTGCCGTCGAGCATGATCGTGCCTCGGCAGCCCACGAAACGACGCAGAACGCCGTCCTCGTAAATGTAGCAAGTGCCCGACGGCTGATCGGTCAGACGCGCGGTCTGATCGCTGGGCGACGTCTGCGCATAGGTCCAGTTGGCGGGGATCGACGCGCTGGTCGTCGTGTCGAGCGGCGGGTTGTAGGTTTCTGCCAGCGTGGCGACCCGACCGGCGGTATATTCCACGATTGCGGCGGCGGCGCCGTTCCCGGTGCCTGCCCCGATCAGGAGGATCGAGCCCAACAGTGCGCGCGCAGTCGCGGGGAAGCTGGCCGGCAGCGTCACGCTCGTTGCTCCGCCGGCGGTCGCCAGCGCGGCCATAATGGCGGGGGTGAACTGACCGCGCCAACCGCACGCCTGCAGCACCTGATGCAGCGGCGGCTTGACGGTCGAAGTATAGACCACGCCACCGCCCGCGCCCTTGACGCGCGACTTGAAGCTGAAGGTGGCCGACTGCCCGATGATGAGCGGCGCGCCGCCGACGAGCGAGCCGGTGGCCTCGTTCGCCGCCTCGGTCGTCCATGGCGAATTATAGGTGACGCTGTCGGACTCGACGGGGATGCCGTCCACCGTCGGATCGGGGCCGGCGTCGACCGCCTCATTGGTTTCGAGGTTGAACAGCACCGCCACGTTGGCGGGCCGGATCGTCGGATCGGCCATCGTAATCTCCTATGCGGGCTGGGCGGGATCGCCGCGCTCAGTGGGGAAAGTGATCTGGAAGGTGAGGGAGAAGCCGAGACGCCGGACCGACGCGAGCGGCGCGACGGCTGGGCGGAAGCCGCCTTCGTCGATTGTCTCGGCAAGGCCGTCCAACGGTGGTTCGGTCATCAGCGATGTGACGACATCGACGTAGAGCGCGTTGAGTGCTTTATGGGCTTCAGCGCCGCCCGACGCTTCAAGGAACCCCTCGACGACGACGGTCATGTCGTACCGGGTGACGCCGGTCTCATCCCAATCGGGAGCTTGGCCGCCGTCGAAGATATGGAGAGCCGGGAACGAGACAGGGTCGCTTGATGGCATGCGCTCGACCTCGGAAACGCCGGCGATCCCTCCCAGCCGCTCCTCGATCAGCGCGAAGATCTGTTCACGCAGGGCCGTCATCAGGCGCGCTCCAGCATAAGCACCCACGCGCCAACATCGTCGCGATCGACAACCTCGATCGGCTTCCAGTCGGTGCCGCTACGGGTGATCCGATCCGCCTTGGCGGGACGCGCTGGCAGCAAGGCCTTGTCGATTTCGCACGAAATCTGTCGCGCGGTGTTGCCGGGGCCTAGAAAATCGCCGGCCGCCACGTTCGACCAGATCACGGAAATAGTCGTTGGGCCGACAAGCCCCGCCCCGGCATAGGTGACGGCCTCGCCGAAAGCCTTGCGGATTATCGGCTGAGCCGCCTCCCAGGGGTCGGTCACGCCTCGACCGACACCTGCGCGCCGAGCTTCTCATCGGCTTTCGCATCAGTGACCGATGCCCCGCGTCCGCTGTCGGCGAACTCCTGCGCACGGGCCGCGTCGATCTGGTCGGCCGCGTCGCCGACCTCCAGCGTTGCGCCGGCATCAACATAGCTGCCGTCATTGCGCACCGACGGGCTGTAGAGCGTGAGCTTTTTCATGGCGGTGCTCCAAATGGCACGGGCGCCACGGCCGAAGCCGCAGCGCCCGTCAGGTCAGGGACCTTGTCAGATGATCGGGATCAGCTTGACCGGCGCGCCGGCGCTGGTGGCGGCCGACGCCTGGAAGATGCCGATCTTGGTGTTACCGCCGGCGACGTTGGTGACAACACGGGCGGCGTTGTCCCAATATGCGACGGTCTTGCGCACGACCGCCACGGCGGCCGTCGGCAGGGTGAACACGCCGCGCGTGACGCCCTGGCCAGTGGCACCGGCTGCAACATCGGTCGAGGCGACGGAGAACTCGACGCCATCGAGAACGCCTTGGCCACTCGTGACGTTGTAGGGGGCGACAAAGCTGACGTTGTCGCCGGGGTGAACGAAGTTCTTCATGGTGGATGCTCCTTCCTATCCGGCGGCTCA is a genomic window of Sphingomonas nostoxanthinifaciens containing:
- a CDS encoding coiled-coil domain-containing protein: MATTDIIARLQLRADQFSSETGARFAELRTRAQSSAEEVRGSFNSAFADVQRSAQQALTLPRTDAGSLNLGSQIQELQRSADAADQNAISLRELAIAAERAAQAEGVDRQAMALRADAASVASLAAEKNASAIRDEIASLQLLQRELNVSSSATRASGDALEDEARHTGNSVVAKQLLQHSIRSAADSFAAGLPITMIFGEQLGRLGEAAGNVGGEKGTLKAIGAFMGGPWGIALTAGIAVLSPFVMKLFETSDAAGEAEKALDAFSKRQDDMGRYIDATTGKLIEQNRQLALIKSQTLPSEIAGQGATAQGYINQAFETARAKLASAGSSRAGPNDAQLSQIISAAGSNATSLLRGLQGSGRTDLSALTNEVAKYVGMAGEAVAAGRKLQGQQSELNSVLAGSTVINSRLIEQQVASANATTAVAKAQDNLNAIKQRGAEIDKMDAGPAKNQALAEYRSQLDGATKALDAAKTAEIAARDARKEHTKEINEALKAEKELQALLEGLVAKYDPATAAANRYAKELAEISRLADSGKLGKAPTIDLGHGTAVQGPTAEQLKLDYAAAQKLRDEQTKAAADAVPDEALATFKQIHQELNKGGQEAGENFGRAAKASFREIAETLESVLGLHIGSGASRVLSILGGTGTAGGKTDPFSQGLKDAFDPITKAFAGAASKIDGTFASGGGFERALGQITGGAALGGLGGGIFGALGGTNNKLASSIGGVLGDEAGKSLSKPLGSLFGDATKGLGKTISGLAGPLGGILGGVLGDVIGGLFTSPQKGGATITSATGKATTFGNNTADISAASGAATSAQQAVQQIAEQLGGVLGAWSPVTIGVYGKDNEYRVNTSGGTRLGGSSSAIPGVDYFGSGSEGEQAAIADVIRIEVEKGVITGISNASKNILASGQDLTAAINKALMIEAVPKDLKKMLDPVGAAIDDLNTSFGKTVAALKEGGATAEQMAQAQQLYNLELAQVKNSTDAADKTLQDFKKSLMLGSDSPYSLRDQETTARSALQPFLDQIAGGQSIDQSKYQDAAQAYLDVERQLYGSTKDYFDALDSIQAATNKAIETVDNATPIGGSVADPFASATADATASTATNTATANELLSQVSDTLANVQSLLGTIADNSNSTGSSAFIGTDRGYLAA
- a CDS encoding DUF6441 family protein, encoding MTDGVEITYDAGAFEAAGDQIVRSYLTAGANAVRGTTKWLERRLEEATQQAVPGRLWRAWTSTAFPRSGPAANPAGNVFLNGRDRTYGALAFWTEPGAVRGTRGQYLAVPLPAAGPRGRNRDLTPAEWERAHPGIRLQFIYRQGRPSILAAIGGTTNARSGSFRPLSGKRQRFGRGGANPQADAVVPIFVLLPMVPHRDAFAIQPIANASEAELTQEFYAAITALT
- a CDS encoding head-tail joining protein, coding for MTDPWEAAQPIIRKAFGEAVTYAGAGLVGPTTISVIWSNVAAGDFLGPGNTARQISCEIDKALLPARPAKADRITRSGTDWKPIEVVDRDDVGAWVLMLERA
- a CDS encoding DUF2190 family protein, with the translated sequence MKNFVHPGDNVSFVAPYNVTSGQGVLDGVEFSVASTDVAAGATGQGVTRGVFTLPTAAVAVVRKTVAYWDNAARVVTNVAGGNTKIGIFQASAATSAGAPVKLIPII